The following proteins come from a genomic window of Legionella cherrii:
- the greA gene encoding transcription elongation factor GreA: protein MSKHPMTVEGAEALKEELQRLKFVDRPRIVEAIATARAHGDLKENAEYHAAREQQSFNEGRIQELEAKLSHAQIIDISKLPNNGKVVFGSTVTVSHIATDAQVTYKIVGEDEADIKQNKISYSSPMGRALIGKELDDSVIVNTPGGMVEYEIIDVQYL, encoded by the coding sequence ATGAGTAAACACCCCATGACAGTAGAAGGTGCGGAAGCACTGAAAGAAGAATTACAACGTTTAAAATTTGTTGATAGACCTCGCATCGTTGAAGCGATTGCTACAGCACGAGCTCATGGTGATTTGAAAGAAAACGCCGAATATCATGCTGCTCGGGAACAGCAAAGTTTTAATGAGGGGCGTATTCAGGAGTTAGAAGCAAAATTATCACATGCACAAATTATTGATATCAGTAAATTACCTAACAATGGCAAAGTAGTTTTTGGTTCAACAGTGACCGTCAGTCATATAGCAACAGATGCGCAAGTTACTTACAAAATTGTTGGTGAAGATGAAGCCGATATTAAACAGAATAAAATCTCTTATAGCTCTCCTATGGGTCGTGCCTTAATTGGTAAAGAGTTGGATGACTCAGTCATTGTGAACACGCCAGGCGGTATGGTGGAATACGAAATTATTGATGTGCAGTACCTATAA
- the carB gene encoding carbamoyl-phosphate synthase large subunit, which produces MPKRTDIKSILILGAGPIVIGQACEFDYSGTQAVRALREEGYRVILVNSNPATIMTDPELADATYVEPVSWKEVARIIEIERPDALLPTMGGQTALNCALDLVREGILTKYQVEMIGATREAIDRAEDREKFRQLMIKIGLDMPRSAIAHSMEEAIQVQAQLGYPAIIRPSFTMGGSGGGIAYNREEFEEICMRGLELSPTHELLIDESVLGWKEYEMEVVRDKNDNCIIVCTIENFDPMGVHTGDSITVAPAQTLTDKEYQRMRDAAIKVLRAVGVDTGGSNVQFAVNPEDGRMLVVEMNPRVSRSSALASKATGFPIAKVAAKLAVGYTLDELKNEITGGKTPASFEPSIDYVVTKVPRFNFDKFPQTSNTLTTQMKSVGEVMAIGSNFQESLQKAIRGLEIGRCGLHPLFQKGDLARLRGHLREPTPDRLWYIADAFRSNMSLEEIHQESRVDPWFLAQIEELIALERSIAGKKLSDVDVVTLRLLKRRGFADAYLAKIWSCTEEQVRTRRKELGIVPVYKRIDSCAGEFPSDTAYMYSCYETRCEARPDKHKKKIMILGGGPNRIGQGIEFDYCCVHAAMALRDAGCQTIMVNCNPETVSTDFDTSDRLYFEPVTLEDVLGIVDVEKPDGVIVHYGGQTPLKLARALEANGVKIIGTSPDAIDRAEDRDRFQKLVTELKLHQPDNGTVRSEAEAITLANKIGYPLVVRPSYVLGGRAMEVVYQEEDLRHYLSHAVAVSNDSPVLLDKFLNDAIEVDIDAVCDGKEVLIGAVMEHIEQAGIHSGDSACTLPPFSLSVVVQQDLMEQMRQMALSLGVVGLINAQFAIQADDIYVLEVNPRASRTVPFVSKATGLPLAKIAALCKLGISLKEQGLSQNHHMPSFYSIKLPVFPFIKFSGVDSILGPEMKSTGEVMGIARRFGQAYAKAQLGAGSNIPKRRRAFVSVRDADKTRVGEIAKRLIELGFEIIATRGTALALQAAGVDCRRVFKVNEGRPHVLDFIKNNEIDFIVNTTEGKQAIADSFAIRRNALQHKVSYTTTLSGAEAACLAMKYEDRETVTRLQDLH; this is translated from the coding sequence ATGCCAAAACGAACTGATATTAAATCCATCCTTATCCTCGGAGCAGGTCCTATTGTAATTGGGCAAGCTTGTGAATTTGATTATTCTGGTACCCAAGCTGTACGCGCCCTCAGGGAAGAAGGGTATCGGGTAATTTTAGTAAATTCTAATCCAGCAACCATTATGACCGATCCAGAACTTGCTGATGCAACTTACGTTGAGCCTGTTTCTTGGAAAGAAGTAGCACGGATCATTGAAATTGAGCGTCCAGATGCTCTTCTACCAACTATGGGTGGACAAACAGCGCTGAATTGTGCGCTGGATCTGGTGCGTGAAGGGATATTGACAAAGTATCAAGTGGAAATGATTGGTGCAACACGTGAAGCAATTGATCGCGCTGAAGATAGAGAAAAATTTCGTCAATTGATGATTAAAATTGGTTTGGATATGCCACGCTCGGCAATTGCCCATAGTATGGAAGAAGCAATCCAGGTGCAAGCACAATTAGGTTACCCAGCCATTATTCGTCCTTCATTTACTATGGGTGGCAGTGGGGGCGGTATTGCTTATAACCGAGAAGAATTTGAAGAAATTTGCATGCGCGGTTTAGAGTTGTCACCAACCCATGAATTATTAATCGATGAGTCTGTGTTGGGTTGGAAAGAGTATGAAATGGAGGTTGTGCGCGACAAAAATGATAATTGCATTATTGTCTGTACCATTGAGAACTTTGATCCCATGGGGGTCCATACCGGTGATTCGATTACTGTGGCTCCCGCGCAGACACTCACCGATAAAGAATACCAACGCATGCGTGACGCTGCGATTAAGGTGTTGAGAGCGGTAGGCGTTGATACAGGCGGATCGAACGTACAATTTGCCGTCAATCCTGAAGATGGACGTATGCTGGTTGTAGAAATGAACCCCAGAGTTTCTCGAAGTTCCGCTTTGGCTTCCAAGGCAACTGGTTTCCCGATCGCGAAAGTCGCTGCAAAATTGGCTGTAGGCTACACTCTTGATGAATTAAAAAATGAAATTACTGGGGGCAAAACTCCTGCTTCATTTGAACCAAGTATCGATTATGTAGTGACTAAAGTGCCTCGGTTTAATTTCGATAAATTCCCACAAACTTCCAATACCTTAACGACGCAAATGAAGTCCGTAGGGGAAGTGATGGCTATCGGCTCCAATTTCCAAGAGTCATTACAAAAAGCAATTCGTGGGTTAGAAATCGGTCGTTGTGGTTTGCATCCTTTATTCCAAAAAGGTGATTTAGCACGTCTCAGAGGACATTTACGAGAACCGACGCCAGATCGACTCTGGTACATTGCCGATGCATTTAGAAGCAATATGTCGCTTGAGGAAATTCACCAGGAAAGTCGTGTTGACCCCTGGTTTTTGGCGCAAATCGAAGAATTGATTGCCTTGGAACGGTCAATAGCAGGTAAAAAACTCTCCGATGTGGATGTTGTGACTTTGCGCTTACTGAAGCGACGTGGTTTTGCTGATGCTTATTTGGCTAAAATTTGGTCGTGCACCGAGGAGCAAGTACGCACGCGACGTAAAGAACTAGGCATTGTGCCTGTTTATAAACGTATTGATTCTTGTGCTGGTGAGTTCCCCAGTGATACGGCTTATATGTACTCTTGTTATGAAACCCGATGTGAAGCTCGCCCCGATAAACATAAGAAAAAAATTATGATTCTCGGTGGGGGACCTAATCGTATTGGTCAGGGTATTGAGTTTGATTATTGCTGCGTACATGCTGCTATGGCGCTTAGAGATGCAGGTTGTCAGACCATCATGGTCAATTGCAACCCTGAAACAGTATCTACTGATTTTGATACCTCAGATCGCTTATATTTTGAGCCTGTGACTCTAGAGGATGTATTAGGTATTGTCGATGTAGAAAAACCCGATGGAGTTATTGTTCATTACGGTGGCCAAACTCCCTTAAAATTAGCCCGTGCTTTAGAAGCAAATGGGGTTAAAATTATTGGAACTTCTCCTGATGCCATCGATAGAGCTGAGGATAGAGATCGGTTTCAAAAATTGGTGACTGAGTTGAAATTACATCAGCCCGATAATGGTACGGTACGTAGTGAGGCAGAAGCGATTACTTTAGCCAATAAGATTGGTTATCCATTGGTGGTTCGCCCTTCCTATGTGCTTGGAGGCCGAGCAATGGAGGTTGTCTATCAAGAGGAGGATTTACGTCATTATCTCTCGCATGCAGTGGCTGTATCTAATGATTCCCCCGTATTGTTGGATAAATTTTTAAATGACGCTATTGAAGTAGATATTGATGCCGTTTGTGATGGGAAGGAGGTATTGATTGGTGCCGTAATGGAGCACATAGAACAGGCTGGCATTCATTCAGGAGATTCGGCGTGTACGTTGCCTCCCTTCAGCCTCAGTGTGGTGGTACAACAAGATTTAATGGAGCAAATGCGTCAAATGGCATTGAGTTTAGGCGTAGTGGGTTTAATTAATGCTCAATTTGCGATTCAAGCCGATGACATTTATGTTCTAGAAGTCAATCCAAGGGCTTCAAGAACTGTTCCTTTTGTTTCCAAAGCTACAGGGTTGCCTTTGGCTAAAATTGCAGCGCTTTGCAAGTTGGGAATTAGTTTAAAAGAACAAGGCTTAAGTCAAAATCATCATATGCCCTCGTTTTATTCAATTAAACTTCCCGTTTTTCCTTTTATCAAATTTTCTGGAGTAGATTCTATTCTTGGCCCTGAAATGAAATCAACCGGTGAAGTAATGGGTATTGCCAGACGTTTTGGACAAGCTTACGCTAAGGCACAATTAGGTGCTGGTTCTAATATACCTAAGAGACGACGTGCGTTTGTCTCAGTGCGCGATGCGGATAAAACACGAGTCGGTGAAATTGCAAAGCGATTGATTGAATTGGGTTTTGAAATCATTGCAACGCGCGGTACGGCGTTGGCTTTGCAGGCGGCTGGAGTGGATTGTCGCAGAGTATTTAAGGTAAATGAAGGTAGACCTCACGTTTTGGATTTTATAAAAAATAATGAAATTGATTTTATTGTAAATACAACCGAGGGCAAGCAAGCAATCGCCGATTCTTTTGCAATCAGGCGCAATGCATTACAACACAAGGTCAGCTATACTACGACTTTATCAGGCGCTGAAGCGGCTTGTTTGGCTATGAAATATGAGGATAGAGAGACTGTAACCCGCTTACAGGATTTACATTAG
- a CDS encoding NAD(P)/FAD-dependent oxidoreductase, giving the protein MEVVDVVIVGAGAAGLMCAIEAGKRHRKVLVLDHANKVGKKILMSGGGRCNFTNYYIEPEKYNSHNPHFFKSALTRYTQWDFIELVKKYKIPFHEKTLGQLFCDNKSKDIVDMLLKECDAAGVTIQLNTSIEDIQKSQHFKIKTNKGIVPCQSLVIASGGLSIPTMGATPFAYKVAEQFGIKVWPTRAGLVPFTLDVVEKEKIAPLSGISVDSLVKNTRIEFRENTLFTHRGLSGPAILQLSSYWHPGESICINLLPEINLLDYLKTARADKPQKQLNSILSMNLPKRVIELFIAPEIIDKKLAELSNRDLESVAKQLNSWLVKPNGTEGYRTAEVTIGGVDCHAISSKTMEAQEVPGLYFIGEALDVTGWLGGYNFQWAWSSGWAAGQVV; this is encoded by the coding sequence ATGGAAGTAGTAGATGTCGTCATTGTAGGTGCCGGTGCCGCCGGTTTGATGTGTGCCATTGAAGCAGGCAAACGCCACCGTAAGGTTTTGGTACTTGATCATGCCAATAAAGTTGGCAAAAAGATCTTAATGTCAGGTGGTGGTCGTTGTAACTTTACTAATTACTACATTGAACCTGAAAAATATAACTCCCATAACCCCCATTTTTTTAAGTCTGCCTTAACTCGTTATACCCAATGGGATTTTATTGAACTTGTAAAAAAATATAAGATTCCCTTTCATGAAAAAACCTTAGGGCAACTATTTTGTGATAATAAATCAAAAGATATTGTCGATATGTTGCTTAAAGAATGTGATGCAGCAGGGGTTACAATCCAATTAAATACCAGCATAGAAGACATTCAAAAATCACAACATTTTAAAATAAAAACCAATAAAGGAATTGTTCCTTGTCAGTCATTAGTTATTGCCAGTGGTGGTTTATCCATACCCACGATGGGAGCCACCCCCTTTGCTTATAAAGTTGCAGAGCAATTTGGTATCAAAGTATGGCCTACTCGGGCCGGATTAGTTCCTTTTACTTTGGATGTTGTCGAGAAAGAAAAAATAGCCCCGCTTTCAGGGATTAGTGTTGACAGTTTAGTAAAAAATACACGCATTGAATTTCGTGAAAATACGCTATTCACTCATCGCGGTTTGAGTGGCCCTGCCATTTTGCAATTGTCTTCTTATTGGCATCCAGGCGAGAGCATTTGTATTAATTTATTACCTGAAATTAATCTTCTGGACTATTTAAAAACTGCACGAGCAGATAAACCACAAAAACAGTTAAATTCAATCTTGTCCATGAACTTACCGAAACGAGTTATTGAACTCTTCATTGCACCTGAGATTATCGACAAGAAACTTGCTGAGCTCTCAAATCGTGATTTGGAGTCTGTGGCGAAACAACTCAACTCTTGGCTGGTTAAACCTAATGGTACAGAAGGGTACCGTACTGCTGAAGTAACCATTGGCGGCGTAGATTGTCATGCGATTTCATCAAAAACTATGGAGGCTCAAGAGGTCCCTGGACTTTATTTTATCGGCGAAGCCTTAGACGTCACCGGTTGGTTAGGAGGCTACAATTTTCAATGGGCATGGTCCTCAGGATGGGCCGCGGGGCAAGTAGTATAA
- the lptG gene encoding LPS export ABC transporter permease LptG has translation MKILDRYIAKTVLGSIGLVTLMLVGLQIFILFVDQLNDLGRVDYGITQAAFFVLLQMPYQVYLFFPMASLLGCLIGLGILANHSELVVMRASGMSIGQITLAVLKASIVLIVLVTALGETVIPYLSHYANDYKTAAVSGGQTLRTSKGSWLRYGNDFISVGLILPNNILNNIYQFRFDNHHHLKMSRFIAEARYTPAGWIAYNVQQTDFEADKTKTQTVASLPWDVSVKPKILTISSIEPDEMTLQELNRYIREQKRNHQNVHNYQFAFLQRIIQPFTTMVMMILSIPFIFGPLRSTTMGSKLLVGAAVGFSFHILSRFFGPLSTVFQLPPELAALGPTFIFALLGLYLMKRVR, from the coding sequence ATGAAAATTTTAGATCGCTATATTGCAAAAACTGTTCTTGGCTCAATTGGGTTAGTGACGCTCATGCTCGTCGGGCTACAAATTTTCATTTTATTTGTCGACCAATTAAATGATTTAGGTCGAGTGGATTATGGGATTACCCAAGCTGCTTTTTTTGTTTTATTGCAAATGCCCTACCAAGTCTATTTATTTTTTCCTATGGCAAGCCTCCTGGGCTGCTTGATTGGCCTTGGAATTTTGGCTAATCATAGTGAGTTGGTGGTCATGCGGGCATCAGGAATGTCTATAGGGCAGATTACTCTTGCGGTTTTAAAAGCCTCCATTGTACTGATTGTGTTGGTTACTGCATTAGGAGAAACTGTAATTCCCTACTTATCGCATTATGCCAATGATTACAAGACTGCTGCAGTCAGTGGCGGACAAACATTAAGAACTTCAAAGGGATCTTGGTTACGGTATGGCAATGATTTTATTTCAGTAGGTTTAATCCTTCCTAATAATATTTTAAATAATATTTATCAATTTCGTTTTGATAATCATCATCATTTAAAAATGTCTCGTTTTATTGCCGAAGCCCGCTATACCCCTGCAGGTTGGATTGCATATAATGTACAGCAAACCGATTTTGAAGCAGATAAAACCAAAACACAGACAGTTGCCTCTCTTCCCTGGGATGTATCGGTAAAACCAAAAATTTTGACAATCAGCAGTATTGAACCGGATGAAATGACCTTACAAGAATTGAATCGTTATATAAGAGAGCAAAAGCGAAATCATCAAAATGTCCATAATTATCAGTTTGCTTTTCTACAACGGATTATTCAACCATTTACGACTATGGTGATGATGATCCTTTCCATCCCATTCATTTTTGGTCCTTTGCGTTCAACGACTATGGGCTCAAAACTGTTGGTTGGCGCGGCAGTAGGATTCAGCTTCCATATTTTGAGCCGTTTTTTTGGTCCGCTGAGTACCGTATTTCAATTACCGCCTGAATTAGCTGCTTTAGGGCCTACTTTTATTTTTGCTTTATTGGGTTTGTACTTAATGAAAAGAGTTAGGTAA
- the lptF gene encoding LPS export ABC transporter permease LptF, translating into MIIFRYLAKEVFLTLIALTSILVLIFLSNQLIQYLNRAASGNIPGVIIMKLMMLELPTLLSLLVPLGFYIAMLLAYGRLYAESEMTVLRACGYGPNQLLKHSFIMATVVAIIVAVIMIWGSPLIYIERAKLLRTTGIKTLVQTIMPGRFHAINEGQEVFYVQSMSRDHTKAEQVFLAKRSSVNDQIRWDILWADQAFAETDAKTGEDYIILQKGKEYQGIPGQADYQVAEFGQYKARLPHPVVNISQDLRTMSTASLLPFNNEDPAKAAELQWRLSVPIMVFTLTLIAVPLSRINPRSGKYAKLFPAIIIYILYANLLFIARDAMVSGKTPQWIGLWWVHLIVVAFGLFLIRRNQAKLA; encoded by the coding sequence GTGATTATTTTTCGTTATTTAGCCAAAGAAGTGTTTCTCACTTTAATTGCGCTCACCTCCATACTCGTATTAATTTTTCTGAGTAACCAACTTATTCAATACCTCAATCGCGCAGCCTCCGGTAATATCCCTGGTGTCATTATTATGAAGTTAATGATGCTGGAACTACCCACTTTATTGAGTCTATTGGTTCCATTAGGTTTTTATATTGCCATGTTGCTCGCATATGGTCGTTTGTATGCTGAGAGTGAGATGACCGTATTGCGTGCCTGTGGTTATGGGCCAAATCAGTTATTAAAACACAGTTTTATTATGGCGACTGTCGTAGCGATTATTGTGGCTGTGATTATGATTTGGGGAAGTCCTTTAATTTATATTGAACGAGCGAAGTTGTTGCGAACTACAGGGATAAAAACTTTGGTACAAACGATTATGCCTGGACGTTTTCATGCGATTAATGAAGGTCAAGAAGTGTTTTATGTTCAATCGATGAGTCGGGATCATACCAAAGCGGAACAAGTATTTTTGGCAAAACGTAGTTCGGTCAATGATCAAATTCGTTGGGATATCCTATGGGCGGATCAAGCTTTTGCAGAAACTGATGCAAAAACAGGAGAGGACTATATCATTCTGCAAAAAGGCAAAGAATATCAAGGAATTCCAGGGCAGGCCGATTATCAAGTCGCAGAATTTGGACAGTATAAAGCCCGGTTGCCACATCCTGTTGTCAATATATCGCAAGATCTACGCACAATGAGTACGGCCAGTTTACTCCCTTTCAACAATGAAGATCCTGCTAAGGCAGCAGAGTTGCAATGGCGTTTGTCTGTGCCCATTATGGTATTTACTTTGACTTTAATCGCTGTTCCTTTGAGTCGTATTAATCCACGCTCAGGGAAATATGCTAAATTATTCCCCGCAATCATCATTTATATTTTATATGCTAATTTGTTATTTATTGCCCGTGATGCAATGGTTTCTGGAAAAACACCTCAATGGATCGGTTTATGGTGGGTACATCTTATCGTAGTTGCCTTCGGTTTGTTCTTAATCAGGCGTAATCAGGCGAAATTGGCATGA
- a CDS encoding phasin family protein, translating to MSQQNFERWTEAAKKIQEPFQAMAELNVKTLQSLNYLKPEELSNIKKPEELLEKQVNLAVENGKKALDYMQKSFQILEKAMLGFVQEAKKATEVKH from the coding sequence ATGAGTCAACAAAATTTTGAAAGATGGACCGAAGCGGCTAAAAAAATTCAAGAACCTTTTCAAGCAATGGCTGAATTGAACGTGAAAACGCTGCAAAGTTTGAATTATCTGAAGCCTGAAGAACTTTCTAATATTAAAAAGCCTGAAGAGTTATTAGAAAAGCAAGTTAATCTAGCTGTTGAAAATGGAAAAAAGGCTTTGGATTACATGCAAAAATCGTTTCAAATCCTTGAAAAAGCAATGTTAGGTTTCGTCCAAGAAGCTAAAAAAGCTACAGAAGTAAAACATTAA
- a CDS encoding polyhydroxyalkanoate synthesis regulator DNA-binding domain-containing protein, giving the protein MTRLIKKYKNRRLYDTETSQYITLEDLQRYVVEGMQFKVEDSLTGNDLTNSILLQIIVEMEAGSTQFLSSDILRQIIALANHPMHASLKQMMEQMFQVMEKPLQNNPYLQATENWNQQMQQMMQQWQSIFKS; this is encoded by the coding sequence ATGACTCGATTAATAAAAAAATACAAAAACCGTCGACTGTATGATACGGAGACAAGTCAATATATAACCCTTGAAGACTTACAGCGTTATGTTGTAGAGGGTATGCAATTTAAAGTAGAGGATTCGCTAACTGGTAACGATTTAACGAACTCGATCTTGTTGCAAATTATTGTGGAGATGGAAGCTGGTTCAACTCAATTTTTATCTTCCGATATTTTGCGGCAGATCATTGCTTTGGCAAATCATCCGATGCATGCTTCTTTAAAACAAATGATGGAGCAAATGTTCCAAGTTATGGAAAAACCATTGCAAAATAATCCTTATCTTCAGGCAACTGAAAACTGGAATCAACAAATGCAACAGATGATGCAACAATGGCAGAGTATATTTAAAAGTTAA
- the phbB gene encoding acetoacetyl-CoA reductase: MQHNNIVLITGGTGDIGTAIAKELNSSYKHVFALDLITEEEGKAWQKELMDEGYKNIHFRHMDVTDYDQCGEVISSIIEQFGNIDVLINNAGITRDAVFTKMTKKQWDEVLTVNLDGMFNVTRHVVENMKEHESGRIVNVSSVNAQKGQFSQANYAASKAGVYGFTKSLAQELMSKNITVNSLSPGYVDTRLMKGIRPDILDAIIAQIPAKRLAQTQEIAWAVEFLISEKSRYITGANLSVNGGLHMY, translated from the coding sequence ATGCAACATAATAATATCGTTTTGATTACTGGTGGTACTGGAGATATAGGCACAGCAATTGCGAAAGAATTGAATTCATCTTACAAACATGTTTTTGCTCTTGATTTAATTACAGAAGAAGAGGGCAAAGCATGGCAAAAAGAGCTGATGGATGAAGGATATAAAAATATTCATTTCCGTCATATGGATGTAACCGATTATGATCAATGCGGGGAGGTTATTTCTTCCATTATTGAGCAGTTTGGTAATATTGATGTGTTAATTAATAACGCGGGTATCACTCGCGATGCTGTATTTACAAAAATGACTAAGAAGCAATGGGATGAAGTATTGACGGTAAATCTTGATGGTATGTTTAATGTAACTCGTCATGTTGTTGAAAACATGAAAGAACACGAATCAGGACGAATTGTAAATGTTTCTTCAGTGAATGCCCAAAAAGGACAATTTTCGCAAGCAAATTATGCTGCATCAAAAGCGGGTGTCTACGGTTTTACTAAAAGTTTGGCTCAGGAATTAATGAGTAAGAACATCACCGTCAATAGTCTATCACCTGGGTATGTGGATACTCGCTTAATGAAAGGCATAAGACCCGATATTCTGGATGCGATTATTGCTCAAATTCCTGCAAAGCGTTTGGCGCAAACACAAGAAATTGCCTGGGCGGTAGAGTTTTTAATTAGCGAGAAGAGTCGATATATTACAGGTGCTAATCTCAGCGTCAATGGCGGCCTTCATATGTATTAA
- the phbB gene encoding acetoacetyl-CoA reductase yields MMKGVAIVTGGTGGIGTTICQRLAADFQVVACYFKHGNHEEAKQWQAEQKKLGYDIDIVYGDIAQFADCEKIMSLIMERYGRVDVLVNNAGITQDCSLRKMTPEQWQNVIDANLTSVFNMTRNVIPVMIEKGYGRIISISSINGRKGQFGQCNYASTKSALYGFSKSLALEVANKGITVNTVSPGYIETPMLASLKEEVLKSIISSIPVGRLGHSKEVADAVAFLASPDSGFITGANLDVNGGQYM; encoded by the coding sequence ATGATGAAAGGTGTAGCAATAGTTACTGGTGGAACTGGTGGTATCGGCACAACCATTTGTCAACGTTTAGCTGCCGATTTTCAAGTAGTCGCGTGTTATTTCAAGCATGGAAACCATGAAGAAGCGAAGCAATGGCAAGCAGAGCAAAAAAAGCTAGGCTATGATATTGATATCGTGTATGGGGATATCGCGCAATTTGCAGATTGTGAAAAAATAATGTCTTTAATCATGGAGCGTTATGGTCGTGTTGATGTCCTGGTTAACAATGCGGGCATCACTCAGGATTGTAGTTTACGAAAAATGACTCCAGAACAATGGCAAAATGTGATCGATGCGAATTTGACTAGCGTATTTAATATGACCCGCAATGTAATTCCCGTAATGATCGAGAAAGGTTATGGCCGCATCATCAGTATTTCTTCAATTAATGGCCGAAAAGGCCAATTCGGGCAATGTAACTACGCTTCTACCAAGTCTGCTTTGTATGGTTTTAGCAAAAGCTTGGCATTAGAAGTAGCAAATAAAGGCATAACCGTGAATACGGTTTCTCCTGGCTATATAGAAACACCCATGCTTGCTTCTTTAAAAGAAGAGGTATTAAAGTCTATTATTTCAAGTATTCCTGTTGGTCGTTTAGGTCATTCAAAAGAAGTTGCTGATGCAGTTGCTTTTTTAGCATCTCCAGACAGTGGATTTATTACTGGCGCGAACTTGGATGTGAATGGTGGGCAATATATGTAA
- a CDS encoding DesA family fatty acid desaturase, giving the protein MVFGYLNLSFWGYVIATLIFTQITIAAVTIYLHRNQTHRALTLHPIISHFFRFWLWLTTGMVTADWVAIHRKHHASSDVEGDPHSPVVFGIKKVFWEGAELYKTARKDKEMIAKYSHGTPTDWLERKVYSPHSAKGILLMLLIDLFLFGVPGITIWAIQMMWIPFHAAGVINGIGHHWGYRNFECPDAARNIFPWGFWIGGEELHNNHHTFASSAKFSIKWWEFDIGWMYIRILSFLGLAKVKKLPPKLAMDEGKLQVDIDTVKAVIGNRFQVMSNYYKSVIRPILKQEKNSSIESKEGKKLFARAGSLLRRENRLLNSKAKMRLSNLLEAREQLRVVYAYKQSLQNIWLKTASTQKELIEALQQWCRQAEESGLDVLRQFAQQLKGYVPVYR; this is encoded by the coding sequence ATGGTTTTTGGTTATTTAAACCTGTCTTTTTGGGGATATGTGATTGCGACGTTGATTTTCACGCAAATTACTATCGCGGCGGTAACAATATATCTTCATCGAAATCAAACCCACCGCGCGCTGACACTGCACCCTATTATCAGTCATTTTTTTCGTTTTTGGTTGTGGTTAACTACGGGAATGGTTACGGCAGATTGGGTTGCTATACATCGTAAACATCATGCATCATCAGATGTTGAGGGTGATCCTCACAGCCCGGTAGTTTTTGGCATTAAAAAAGTATTTTGGGAAGGAGCTGAACTCTACAAAACAGCTCGTAAAGATAAAGAAATGATTGCCAAATACTCTCATGGTACTCCTACAGACTGGCTTGAGCGAAAAGTTTATTCCCCTCATTCTGCCAAGGGAATTTTACTCATGTTGCTTATTGATTTATTTTTGTTTGGTGTCCCTGGAATTACCATTTGGGCCATTCAAATGATGTGGATACCATTTCATGCTGCTGGAGTAATTAACGGGATCGGCCATCATTGGGGGTATAGAAATTTTGAATGCCCGGATGCTGCAAGAAATATTTTCCCTTGGGGTTTTTGGATAGGCGGCGAAGAGTTGCATAACAATCATCATACGTTTGCTTCTTCAGCAAAGTTTTCTATTAAATGGTGGGAGTTTGATATAGGTTGGATGTATATCCGTATCTTGTCCTTTTTAGGTCTTGCCAAAGTGAAAAAGTTACCACCTAAATTGGCTATGGACGAGGGCAAGCTGCAGGTCGATATAGACACCGTAAAAGCAGTGATTGGAAATCGCTTTCAGGTGATGTCTAATTATTATAAAAGTGTGATTCGACCTATACTCAAGCAAGAAAAAAACAGCAGCATTGAGAGTAAAGAAGGCAAAAAACTTTTTGCGCGCGCTGGAAGTTTATTGCGTCGGGAAAATCGTCTGTTGAACTCAAAAGCTAAAATGCGTTTATCGAATTTGCTTGAAGCCCGTGAACAATTACGTGTAGTTTACGCCTACAAACAGTCACTTCAAAATATTTGGTTAAAAACTGCATCCACGCAAAAAGAGTTAATCGAAGCATTGCAACAATGGTGTAGACAAGCAGAAGAATCAGGCCTTGATGTATTGAGACAATTTGCGCAACAGCTCAAAGGATATGTGCCGGTATATAGGTAA